A genomic stretch from Ooceraea biroi isolate clonal line C1 chromosome 3, Obir_v5.4, whole genome shotgun sequence includes:
- the LOC105277426 gene encoding DDB1- and CUL4-associated factor 13 — protein MKVKVLSRNPDEYLRETKRDIHKIPRNYDPSLHPFEAAREYTKALNAVKLERVFAKPFISSLEGHKDAIYCMCKHPSQLSTLVSGAYDGEVRVWSLAHGTCTRTILAHDGIVRGVVYVPDGERFITIGDDKTIKTWTASASEEEPLNTIICKTVLTGITHHRYDPLFVTCGEGCHMWDETRNEPVRTFKWGVDSVHDVRFNPVQKNLLASCASDRSIILYDTRDTGPMKRIVMKLRSNKLCWNPMEAVTFTCANEDYNLYTYDVRKLKTPVNVHRDHVEAVIDVDYSPTGKEFVSGSYDKSIRIFEVDKGHSREVYHTKRMHRLTCVGWSLDNKYVISGSDEMNLRVWKAKASEKLGILRAREKQALQVNETLKQKFAAHPQVRRIARHRQVPKHIYNARAELRTIREKEKRKEANRRYHSKKGAVPYVSERKKHFVCEDK, from the exons ATGAAGGTTAAAGTGTTGAGCAGGAATCCTGACGAGTACTTACGAGAAACTAAACGAGACATTCATAAAA TTCCCAGAAATTATGATCCCTCTCTGCACCCATTTGAGGCAGCCAGAGAATACACGAAAGCGTTAAATGCCGTTAAATTGGAACGCGTGTTCGCGAAACCGTTCATCAGCAGCTTGGAGGGCCACAAGGATGCGATATACTGCATGTGCAAGCATCCCTCCCAGCTGTCCACGCTCGTGAGTGGTGCTTACGACGGCGAGGTGAGAGTATGGAGCCTCGCCCATGGAACGTGCACGCGCACGATCCTGGCTCACGATGGTATCGTTCGCGGCGTCGTGTATGTGCCGGATGGGGAACGCTTCATCACCATCGGGGATGACAAGACGATTAAGACATGGACTGCCTCTGCCAGCGAAGAAGAACCTTTAAATACCATTATTTGCAAA ACAGTATTAACTGGCATAACGCACCATCGCTATGATCCTCTATTCGTTACCTGTGGAGAAGGCTGTCACATGTGGGATGAGACTCGTAATGAGCCGGTTCGTACGTTCAAATGGGGTGTGGATAGCGTACATGATGTAAGGTTCAATCCTGTGCAGAAGAATCTGTTAG CATCTTGTGCGAGCGATCGCAGCATAATTTTGTACGACACCAGGGACACGGGACCCATGAAGAGAATAGTGATGAAGTTGCGCAGCAACAAGCTCTGTTGGAACCCGATGGAGGCAGTGACCTTCACGTGCGCCAATGAAGATTACAA CTTGTACACCTACGATGTACGGAAGCTGAAAACGCCAGTGAATGTACATAGGGATCACGTGGAAGCCGTGATAGACGTGGATTACTCACCGACTGGCAAGGAATTCGTCTCGGGCAGCTACGACAAGTCGATTCGCATCTTCGAGGTGGACAAGGGTCACTCGCGCGAAGTGTATCACACGAAACGCATGCACAGGCTCACCTGCGTAGGCTGGTCGCTCGACAACAAGTACGTAATAAGCGGCAGCGACGAGATGAACCTCCGCGTGTGGAAGGCGAAAGCGTCGGAGAAACTCGGCATC CTGAGGGCTAGAGAAAAGCAGGCGCTGCAGGTGAACGAGACCCTGAAACAAAAGTTCGCGGCGCATCCTCAGGTTCGACGGATCGCGCGTCACAGACAAGTGccgaaacatatatataacgcGCGAGCCGAATTACGGACGATTCGTGAGAAGGAAAAGCGCAA GGAAGCTAATAGGCGTTACCATTCCAAGAAGGGAGCCGTACCATACGTGTCTGAAAGGAAAAAGCACTTCGTATGTGAGGACAAGTAA
- the LOC105277503 gene encoding tensin-1 isoform X2 — translation MAHALRRISYATCEPQHAQFSFLAREPRAHFSLQYCHSFITESAEQAEELNTIVGNAFRMAYVAQLQRQPILQDVISPRSTPSYRKDKQEHRSSWNKSLPGDDTIAAGACTSPLSNSWLKSRTSPTSRTGRGSSATDMNVQLGSAGSPTLRLASVKAPNTIPGLRPAFTNVLGPITTNVDEPKSISQQSTPSSDESNSPTELNSYKRLTDKPPLIKRLAMGLTGGRDVLGLNGEDDSCPLVSGSSTPTSPSNRPHSGGYINEAIIDSEGTRPPYNKIPPSESLDNTINASITAKNFNIENNRIGHNCPGSGTEAEFKSKRRSQISTSSSSVPADGSTHGSTPTPPPLPERTDSLNNRSEEAELRKAPWFQAGIPREITLEVLSQEPEGAFMVRESTSKPGCYALSLRVPREFQPSGIAHYLIMRTNKGYKIKGFTKEFTTLTALITHHSVMPELLPCPLSLSRYNPSFVKTDSSKDFADIDSDPDYNTLADFRKMMADLNV, via the exons ATGGCGCACGCGTTAAGACGCATCTCTTATGCGACTTGTGAGCCGCAACACGCCCAATTCAGCTTTTTGGCGCGAGAACCCAGGGCCCATTTCAGCCTACAGTACTGTCATTCCTTTATCACCGAGTCTGCAGAACAG GCGGAGGAGCTGAATACCATCGTCGGCAATGCTTTCCGCATGGCGTACGTGGCGCAGCTTCAGCGCCAGCCGATCCTTCAGGATGTAATCTCCCCGCGATCGACGCCGTCCTATCGCAAAGACAAGCAGGAGCACCGATCGTCGTGg AACAAATCGCTGCCCGGAGACGACACGATCGCCGCGGGCGCTTGCACGAGTCCGTTGTCGAACTCGTGGCTGAAAAGTCGGACATCGCCCACCTCCAGGACTGGAAGGGGTTCGTCCGCAACGGACATGAACGTGCAGCTCGGCAGCGCCGGCTCGCCCACGCTGCGACTCGCCAGCGTAAAG GCGCCGAACACGATACCTGGCCTGCGGCCGGCGTTCACCAATGTCCTCGGGCCCATAACGACGAACGTGGATGAGCCGAAGAGCATCTCGCAGCAGAGCACACCGAGCAGCGATGAGAGCAATTCGCCAACGGAGCTGAACTCCTACAAGAGGCTAACGGACAAGCCGCCGCTGATCAAGCGGCTGGCGATGGGTTTGACGGGTGGACGCGACGTTCTTGGGCTGAACGGCGAGGATGACAGCTGCCCGCTCGTCAGCGGTAGCAGCACGCCGACCAGTCCATCGAACAGACCTCATTCCGGAGGCTACATAAACGAGGCGATCATCGACTCGGAGGGCACGCGGCCGCCGTACAACAAGATCCCGCCATCCGAGAGCCTTGACAACACCATCAACGCGTCCATCACCGCGAAGAACTTCAACATCGAGAACAACAG GATAGGGCACAACTGTCCGGGCTCAGGCACGGAGGCGGAATTCAAGTCGAAAAGAAGATCACAAATTAGCACGTCGAGTAGCTCGGTGCCAGCTGACGGAAGTACTCATGGCTCCACGCCAACCCCGCCGCCTTTACCCGAAAGAACAGACAGCCTGAATAATCGAAGCGAGGAGGCAGAGCTACGCAAGGCGCCCTGGTTCCAAGCTGGAATACCCAG GGAGATAACGCTCGAGGTACTGAGCCAAGAGCCGGAAGGCGCCTTCATGGTGCGAGAGAGTACCAGTAAGCCCGGATGTTACGCCCTCTCTCTCCGTGTGCCCCGTGAATTCCAGCCGAGCGGAATAGCCCATTATCTCATAATGCGTACAAACAAAGGTTACAAAATCAAA GGCTTCACAAAAGAATTCACCACGCTCACGGCGTTAATCACCCACCACTCGGTCATGCCTGAATTATTGCCGTGCCCGTTGTCGCTGAGCCGGTATAATCCGAGCTTCGTGAAGACCGATTCCAGCAAGGACTTCGCGGACATCGACTCGGATCCCGATTATAATACGCTGGCGGATTTTCGCAAAATGATGGCCGATCTCAACGTCTAG
- the LOC105277503 gene encoding tensin-1 isoform X1 — protein sequence MRRLARRRNILAAFSAIMGRLGKGSQSATRPIFRVHYRKLVDEYSQQEQLRFMPALPDYMSYCCCRCGHTQKLKAEELNTIVGNAFRMAYVAQLQRQPILQDVISPRSTPSYRKDKQEHRSSWNKSLPGDDTIAAGACTSPLSNSWLKSRTSPTSRTGRGSSATDMNVQLGSAGSPTLRLASVKAPNTIPGLRPAFTNVLGPITTNVDEPKSISQQSTPSSDESNSPTELNSYKRLTDKPPLIKRLAMGLTGGRDVLGLNGEDDSCPLVSGSSTPTSPSNRPHSGGYINEAIIDSEGTRPPYNKIPPSESLDNTINASITAKNFNIENNRIGHNCPGSGTEAEFKSKRRSQISTSSSSVPADGSTHGSTPTPPPLPERTDSLNNRSEEAELRKAPWFQAGIPREITLEVLSQEPEGAFMVRESTSKPGCYALSLRVPREFQPSGIAHYLIMRTNKGYKIKGFTKEFTTLTALITHHSVMPELLPCPLSLSRYNPSFVKTDSSKDFADIDSDPDYNTLADFRKMMADLNV from the exons ATGAGGAGGCTTGCACGCAGGCGCAACATCCTGGCCGCATTCTCTGCGATTATGGGACGCCTTGGTAAAGGCTCGCAGAGCGCAACAAGGCCCATTTTCAGGGTGCACTATCGCAAACTCGTCGACGAATATTCGCAGCAGGAACAGTTGAGGTTTATGCCCGCGCTGCCCGATTACATGTCGTACTGCTGCTGTCGATGCGGCCACACTCAGAAGCTCAAA GCGGAGGAGCTGAATACCATCGTCGGCAATGCTTTCCGCATGGCGTACGTGGCGCAGCTTCAGCGCCAGCCGATCCTTCAGGATGTAATCTCCCCGCGATCGACGCCGTCCTATCGCAAAGACAAGCAGGAGCACCGATCGTCGTGg AACAAATCGCTGCCCGGAGACGACACGATCGCCGCGGGCGCTTGCACGAGTCCGTTGTCGAACTCGTGGCTGAAAAGTCGGACATCGCCCACCTCCAGGACTGGAAGGGGTTCGTCCGCAACGGACATGAACGTGCAGCTCGGCAGCGCCGGCTCGCCCACGCTGCGACTCGCCAGCGTAAAG GCGCCGAACACGATACCTGGCCTGCGGCCGGCGTTCACCAATGTCCTCGGGCCCATAACGACGAACGTGGATGAGCCGAAGAGCATCTCGCAGCAGAGCACACCGAGCAGCGATGAGAGCAATTCGCCAACGGAGCTGAACTCCTACAAGAGGCTAACGGACAAGCCGCCGCTGATCAAGCGGCTGGCGATGGGTTTGACGGGTGGACGCGACGTTCTTGGGCTGAACGGCGAGGATGACAGCTGCCCGCTCGTCAGCGGTAGCAGCACGCCGACCAGTCCATCGAACAGACCTCATTCCGGAGGCTACATAAACGAGGCGATCATCGACTCGGAGGGCACGCGGCCGCCGTACAACAAGATCCCGCCATCCGAGAGCCTTGACAACACCATCAACGCGTCCATCACCGCGAAGAACTTCAACATCGAGAACAACAG GATAGGGCACAACTGTCCGGGCTCAGGCACGGAGGCGGAATTCAAGTCGAAAAGAAGATCACAAATTAGCACGTCGAGTAGCTCGGTGCCAGCTGACGGAAGTACTCATGGCTCCACGCCAACCCCGCCGCCTTTACCCGAAAGAACAGACAGCCTGAATAATCGAAGCGAGGAGGCAGAGCTACGCAAGGCGCCCTGGTTCCAAGCTGGAATACCCAG GGAGATAACGCTCGAGGTACTGAGCCAAGAGCCGGAAGGCGCCTTCATGGTGCGAGAGAGTACCAGTAAGCCCGGATGTTACGCCCTCTCTCTCCGTGTGCCCCGTGAATTCCAGCCGAGCGGAATAGCCCATTATCTCATAATGCGTACAAACAAAGGTTACAAAATCAAA GGCTTCACAAAAGAATTCACCACGCTCACGGCGTTAATCACCCACCACTCGGTCATGCCTGAATTATTGCCGTGCCCGTTGTCGCTGAGCCGGTATAATCCGAGCTTCGTGAAGACCGATTCCAGCAAGGACTTCGCGGACATCGACTCGGATCCCGATTATAATACGCTGGCGGATTTTCGCAAAATGATGGCCGATCTCAACGTCTAG